In Tachysurus vachellii isolate PV-2020 chromosome 7, HZAU_Pvac_v1, whole genome shotgun sequence, the DNA window GCTCTGTGCCGTCTTCCACGAACCAATATGCACAGAATCAGAAGTTCAGCAGTATGTAGCCTCTGTTCTGTGAACTGAACGTATTACGTGATATCCTGACTCATCTCTCTTTACTATGGGACTCACCTGTATACTGAGGCTGCGCAGCACCTGCTTGAGGCTGGCGATGTTTCTGACGCTGGCGTCTATGTGGGAGTGGAGTGCAGAGTTGGTGATGGACGCACTGAATGAGCTGATGGCTGTGTTCAATAGCCATAAACCTGTCTGGACCTCTTGAGCCTGCTCCTCTGTCTGAAAGTACAcactttaatttacttttaagACTAATAGTGAGTTTTTGactgaaaaataaagcaaacagaCCTATCCTTGCCATATACAAACCAGAGAAGGACAAGAAGACTactcacatttttcttttcccacACGGCAAAATCCACGCTGGTCAGAGGAACTGTGAGAGGTACTGCAATGCTGCATTCCTCTTTACAAAACCTCTAGAATATCAAGAGAAGATGATAAAGTAAGCAAACACAATAGGCCTGTCATCTAAAATACTAGTTATACTATGCATATATCTAgttacacaacataaacaagAGCCACCCTCATCTCCAAAATCAAGGGTTAATATCCAGTGTAACACTACCAGTGTATACAAACTAACCATCACTGGATTATCACTGGCCAGATATTatagatagtgacactacagTGTCATTGACATGTTATGTGTGTGGCACGGGTAAAATCGCATTCCTCCATAACATTTCCCTTTATCACAGTATTTATAGGGGAGGCAGTGATCATATTTATGGTAGAATAAATGGCCACATCAAACAATATAGTCAGAAGCGTGTATGTCTTACCATAGCAGCCTCTGCATCCTGTGCCTCCATAATAAAGTGGTTCAGAACACGCAGGTCGCAGATGGGCCGCAGTGGGGAGGGCAGGCCAGGCCGAATCCACTCCAGTATGATCAGCAGCAAGGCAAAGAATCCTGtaacacacaaaacatgaaGCCTGAGATGTTTATCTGGATCTGGAAAACTTTACTAATGATATTTAGAAACTGACGGGAAGAATGAAAGTGAATCACAAATACTATTTACATTATGTTAATTAGAAGTCCCTATCCACACTGCTACTCGCATAATAACTGGTTTTAGGTAGCAGTGGTCTTATGGTAGACTTAACACGGCATTGCTTAGCACATGCTCATTTATATTGAATCGCAATAACCACAAGAGGGAGTGATTGTGCATCACAAACTACACTTATAGTAAACCATGCACGTTCAGCAAGATTTTGAAATAccatatttcaaatgtttatacaGAAATGGAAAATGGACTTGAAGTTAATAACTAATTCTATAAATGCTATAATATTCTGTTAGAATCAgttaatatttatgtatatataactcCATAACTGATGTATTTGTTTACAGCAATTACTGATTCGTAATTGTTTCAAAAATTAAATCTGTCGTTTCATAACTTTACGCCTCTACACAGAAAAGAACATTTGTGTGGCTTACCCATGAAGTACTTAGTGTGAACTATGGCTAATGAGCAATCCCCCAATATACAAAGGCTTAGAGCACATTTTGCTATATAAGGTTTCTATTAGTAAGGCTTGTAATTAAAGACAGTCGGGTCAACTGTAGGATAAACTATGCAATCAAAAATACaatgtaaattaatataataattaaattgtgACATTTAAAATCTTCAGGAGTCTCCTTTTATAAACAAGCTATGCTTATGTCATTCAACACAACTTTCAGCAGGGTCACgggaactttttctttttacgtGTGTTAGCATTCTGAATGTGCTCTTTCAGCAGGGACTGGATGATGACGCAGTTAAGATAACAAGcattactgatcagaagatgTGCTAGCTAAATGCACTTAATGTAATCTATTGACACTAGGGTGCATCTGGGTTCATGCGCAACAAAGCCAGAAAGTATAATATACTGGCATGCCTTTAACcgacaaaaaaaacagatttttagatAGATATTACATAGAAACTTGATATGTGtgaatttatgtttttaaattaatattgtcTTTTAGacaaaatctgaaaacaaaacgTTTTCAAAACCAAGTTAAATAGAAATATGCGAGCTTCGCTCATGATTGAAAATTCATGTTTCCTTATTTTTAAAGTcacaatgtattaaaatgttcttatatatttagaaactgcatacattatatatttgctTGCCCTACCCAACATTTTGTCACTGAAATCCTAATAAATGCAAAGTGCCCTAGTAAGACCTTCAGATCACCAGGGTTAGTAATTCAGACCTCACACTATGCTGACATTCACTGCTGGCACAGTCTCTGTTACCTTTAACATTGGATACAGGCCTAAATTTGAGCCCTTGCAGAAACTCCAAACATGCTTCATTGGTCCCATGACTTAACAATAAAGATGTATGATTGAGCATAAAAAAAGCATGGAGAATAACCCtttcaaatcaagtcaagttaaGAAGTCCATAGGTTCTTTAGGTCCATAGGTCCATTTACTCCATAGGTTTCTCTTTAAAGATCCATTTCTtttaaaagcaaagcaaaacaaaacaaacaaaacccccaacaaaatatattttacaatctATTAGTTTTAGACATGTTACCTAAAACTATTTATAAAGATACTCTTAATGATGCCTTGGCAttgtttagagaaaaaaaaaagccatgcaCCAGACCCAGTTCCTGCACAGTCACTGTTTTACTCACTATGCACAAGTTTGAATGATTCAGCAATCTTTTCTTAGcaaccaataataataaatcatgcttAAAGACTGTTAACTCATGCTTGTGAAATGCAGACTGCTAAACTCAGGTTCCGCTGTGCTTTTGAGCTTCAGTAACCTTTTACATGCTGCTGGGTTTTAACAGAAAGTTTACTGCAAGACTTTCTAAATTAGGATTGTCATAAAAACGGAAATGTTACAACTATAAAATTAAGATATATTAATATTGAACCAGTATTTTAAACAGCAATTATACTAAAGGCAATGACTACATCATACACcttaaaagaaatagaaaaaaaccccaaaacaaccATTTCATGTGGTAAGAATCATTAAGTTGGTcacataatgaatgaatgaatgaatgaattaccaTTTTTACATGGAAAATGatcttctcctttctttcaAGGCAAATTGTTAGATAATAGTTGAAAACTATTAAAAAGTTTGCTTAAGCTTTAACTTAAACAAAAAAGGCCAAATAAAGAAGTCAGTGTGAATTCCATATGTTTAAATAATCAGTAAAAGCCAACAATCGaccttccagaaaacaaactATACAGACAAACTAAATTCATTCGAGATTAAATAGCACAATTTCTCCCTTCTCCCTTCTTAAATAGCACAATCTCCCCTTCACCAGAAGTCGACAAGATCTCCACACAGACATCTTACCTGTGCAGTAAACCATTCGCGAAGCACCTCAGCATTGTTCAAGCACATGATGTAATACGAATCAAGTCATCAAATGACAAATGTCTAACGTTAACTGCATGGGGAAAAGACATGTGTCCCCGAATCTGCACACTCTGTGACAgattgacagagaaagagagagagagagagagagagagagagagagacagagagagcatgCAGAAGTGCTGATCTGATCTAATGCTTGTCTGCCTGCTTCACTCTACTGGCAGCCAGCAGAATGACCTTCACCTAGAGCTACTGATAAAGATACACACAGGTCAGGTGGCCATGCAGAAAAGCACACAGATGGTTTGATTTACTCACTCCGCATCTCCATCTAAGATTTCGCATAATCCCTTGCAGGATCCTGGTTGCATTGGCCGCAGTCCCGTCTATTGCCCATTAATTGCAAGTGAAGCGCTGTTACTGAACTGTCATTGAGTTCGCACTTATCCTGTGGCATCCGTTTGACTTTTTTCCAGCTTTGACTATGCAATTGGTTGGAAAGGGTTTCTGAACTATCCTACTTCCTGTTTGGAAagactgtttttctttcattgttgtCACATAGCGTGTATTTTTACGCAGCAGTCCAAAGAGGTAGCCTAAATAATCCTAAAAATGTTTCCCTTCTGAACAGTTCATCCTCTGATTATGTATTTTCCTCTCGGCTGACTTCCATATGAAGGGTGACACTGCAAACAAATATTCCTAATAGCAATAATCAAGCCTCTGGCATGATATTATCGATGCGTAAAACCGGATCGGATGGGACGCATAAACAGTGGTGATGGATGCAAGGAGAGTTTGCCACTATTTCTGTTAGTCAGACTGCAGCACAGTGAGTCATTTAACACGTGGGAGGGGGGTGGTGGCGGTGGTGGTGGAGGGGGTGTTTCCACTCAATGTGCACTTAATAAGCACTAAAGACAGGTCTAATATCAGGAAAAAGATTCAATCCAATTCAGATTCAAAAGATTCAAtccatatttatttgtatagcgcttttaaccaTGCACATTGTCTCaaccagctttacagaagctaagaaatatagtacaaaaagattATTATGCAAAGATTGATACtagacaaaagttcaagatgAATGTTAGACACATTGAAATGTGTAAATCTAAGATCTAGATCTAATATCTAAATGTGTAAATCTATAACATAAGATCTAATAC includes these proteins:
- the epoa gene encoding erythropoietin isoform X3, which codes for MEMRRFFALLLIILEWIRPGLPSPLRPICDLRVLNHFIMEAQDAEAAMRFCKEECSIAVPLTVPLTSVDFAVWEKKNTEEQAQEVQTGLWLLNTAISSFSASITNSALHSHIDASVRNIASLKQVLRSLSIQDYVPTVGGKGEIWTVSSASELFQVHINFLRGKVRHLIKNVCQQNNR
- the epoa gene encoding erythropoietin isoform X2 gives rise to the protein MVYCTGFFALLLIILEWIRPGLPSPLRPICDLRVLNHFIMEAQDAEAAMRFCKEECSIAVPLTVPLTSVDFAVWEKKNTEEQAQEVQTGLWLLNTAISSFSASITNSALHSHIDASVRNIASLKQVLRSLSIQDYVPTVGGKGEIWTVSSASELFQVHINFLRGKVRHLIKNVCQQNNR
- the epoa gene encoding erythropoietin isoform X1, with protein sequence MDVTGHKEKFKTVNRSAGFFALLLIILEWIRPGLPSPLRPICDLRVLNHFIMEAQDAEAAMRFCKEECSIAVPLTVPLTSVDFAVWEKKNTEEQAQEVQTGLWLLNTAISSFSASITNSALHSHIDASVRNIASLKQVLRSLSIQDYVPTVGGKGEIWTVSSASELFQVHINFLRGKVRHLIKNVCQQNNR